One Paraburkholderia dioscoreae DNA segment encodes these proteins:
- a CDS encoding J domain-containing protein: MIAAYPLQWPEGWPRTKSYLQKNGRFKHDGRWITVFAACDRVLVELDRLGIKRDDIVISTNLKTRLDGMPRSDQREPDDHGAAVYWETNKGVRRVMAIDRYETVADNIAAIAATLEAMRAIDRHGGAQILDRAFTGFSALPPPAAARHWREVIGVPSTVRDMPSVRIAFRRRAAEVHPDKGGTHEAMAELNVALAAAERELNGS, encoded by the coding sequence ATGATTGCCGCATACCCTCTTCAATGGCCCGAAGGCTGGCCGCGCACGAAATCCTACCTCCAAAAAAACGGCCGGTTTAAGCATGACGGACGGTGGATCACGGTGTTCGCCGCATGCGATCGTGTGCTCGTCGAACTTGACCGCCTCGGAATCAAGCGCGACGACATCGTGATCTCGACAAATCTGAAGACCCGACTCGATGGCATGCCGCGGTCCGACCAGCGCGAGCCGGACGATCACGGCGCCGCGGTCTATTGGGAGACGAACAAAGGCGTGCGCCGCGTGATGGCGATTGATCGCTATGAGACGGTGGCCGACAACATTGCGGCGATCGCCGCCACGCTCGAGGCAATGCGCGCGATCGACCGGCACGGCGGCGCACAGATCCTCGATCGGGCATTCACCGGTTTCAGCGCCCTGCCGCCGCCGGCGGCCGCTCGACATTGGCGAGAAGTGATCGGCGTGCCGTCGACCGTCCGCGATATGCCCAGCGTGCGCATTGCGTTCCGCCGGCGCGCCGCCGAAGTGCACCCAGACAAGGGCGGTACGCATGAAGCGATGGCCGAGTTGAACGTTGCGCTCGCGGCCGCCGAGAGGGAGCTCAACGGATCATGA
- a CDS encoding S49 family peptidase, producing MSNYPHLATRLFNVPIAIAPQKAEIVMAALADRFGIAKMFRGSGDMVVLADGGAQAFLQSADTSRADYRPYEVVEGVAIVPIEGTLVHKLGELRPYSGMTGYDGIRANLSMAMADEGVRAIVLDIDSPGGEVAGCFDLVDSIYAARDVKPIWAICTESAYSAAYAIATAASRIIVPRTGGTGSVGVICMHVDFSQALTKAGIEVELIYFGDKKADGSDMKPLSKDARARFQSDVNAMGQLFVETVARNRGLTTANVRGTQAGTFLGAAGVEIGFADAVMSPDEAFASLLDELG from the coding sequence ATGAGCAACTATCCGCATCTTGCAACGCGGCTTTTCAACGTGCCGATCGCTATCGCGCCGCAGAAGGCTGAAATCGTTATGGCAGCGCTCGCGGACCGCTTCGGAATCGCGAAGATGTTCCGCGGCAGCGGCGACATGGTGGTGCTGGCTGACGGCGGCGCGCAGGCATTCCTGCAAAGCGCCGACACATCGCGAGCCGACTATCGCCCGTATGAGGTCGTGGAGGGGGTTGCGATCGTTCCTATCGAGGGAACGCTTGTGCACAAGCTCGGCGAATTGCGGCCCTATTCGGGCATGACCGGTTACGACGGCATCCGTGCCAATCTGAGCATGGCGATGGCCGACGAGGGCGTGCGAGCGATCGTGCTGGACATCGATTCGCCCGGCGGCGAGGTCGCCGGCTGCTTCGATCTCGTGGACTCGATCTATGCCGCGCGCGACGTCAAGCCGATTTGGGCCATTTGCACCGAGAGTGCCTATTCGGCCGCGTACGCGATCGCGACGGCGGCGAGCCGGATCATCGTCCCGCGCACCGGCGGCACCGGCAGCGTCGGCGTCATATGCATGCATGTCGATTTTTCGCAGGCGCTCACGAAAGCGGGAATCGAGGTCGAACTCATCTACTTCGGCGACAAGAAAGCGGACGGCAGCGACATGAAGCCGTTGTCGAAGGACGCGCGCGCGCGGTTTCAATCCGACGTCAACGCGATGGGCCAGTTATTTGTTGAGACCGTGGCGCGTAACCGCGGCCTCACTACCGCAAATGTGCGAGGCACACAGGCCGGCACATTCCTCGGCGCCGCTGGCGTCGAAATCGGCTTCGCGGACGCAGTGATGTCGCCCGATGAAGCATTCGCATCCTTGCTCGACGAGCTGGGCTGA
- a CDS encoding squalene/phytoene synthase family protein — protein sequence MNFEEYCQQKAAPPGSSTYYALRQAPAASQPLLTALFALRREFEETVKETSDPTIGRTKLAWWQNEIAALASDSPSHPVSKALAAYLPDVKDEYPALQTLLAGFEMDLDQARYLDYPNLRRYVQGVGGTFASLVARATAKDAAQASIWSAPLGEALMLAQFVVETGHDARHGRIYIPIDEMQRFNVTAADLINRKYTEAFTELMRFETKRARDALQSALGAVPGSERRTQRTLVAQAALASALLDEIERDGYHVLHQRIALTPIRKLWIAWRAK from the coding sequence GTGAATTTCGAAGAATATTGCCAGCAGAAAGCGGCGCCGCCCGGATCGAGTACTTACTATGCGCTTCGGCAGGCGCCTGCCGCCAGCCAGCCGCTGTTGACCGCGCTGTTCGCGCTGCGCCGGGAGTTCGAGGAAACGGTCAAGGAGACCAGCGATCCGACCATTGGCCGGACGAAACTCGCGTGGTGGCAAAACGAAATCGCCGCGCTGGCGTCGGACTCGCCGTCGCATCCGGTGTCCAAGGCGCTGGCGGCGTATCTGCCCGACGTGAAGGACGAGTATCCGGCACTGCAGACGTTGCTCGCCGGTTTCGAAATGGACCTCGACCAGGCCCGTTACCTCGACTACCCGAATCTGCGGCGCTACGTGCAGGGCGTGGGCGGCACTTTCGCGTCGCTGGTCGCGCGCGCCACGGCGAAAGATGCCGCGCAGGCGTCGATCTGGTCCGCGCCGCTCGGCGAGGCGCTGATGCTTGCGCAATTCGTGGTCGAAACGGGCCATGACGCGCGCCACGGCCGCATCTATATTCCGATCGACGAAATGCAGCGCTTCAATGTGACCGCCGCGGATCTGATCAATCGAAAATACACCGAGGCATTCACCGAACTGATGCGCTTCGAGACGAAGCGCGCACGCGACGCGTTGCAAAGCGCACTCGGCGCCGTGCCCGGCAGCGAGCGCCGTACGCAGCGCACGCTCGTCGCGCAGGCCGCGTTGGCGTCGGCGCTGCTCGATGAAATCGAACGCGACGGCTATCACGTTCTGCATCAACGCATCGCGTTGACGCCGATTCGCAAACTTTGGATCGCGTGGCGAGCAAAGTGA
- a CDS encoding terminase gpA endonuclease subunit, with translation MIGKISGRDAWTVIPTKGADKLAAPRLMVVYPDTSRKANRAASSGDVPVARFNPNLFKDDLAGQLQLAEPGKLYVHFPHALRSQEQPHVWFEQLTSETRTKNGGWEKSAAGRRNEALDLMVLTHMLAQLHGLNRISWDKPPSWAKPWDTNSSLVAVSTASTSPGSTGSTSSTAPQSAPREKKKSAVHRYR, from the coding sequence TTGATCGGGAAGATCTCCGGGCGGGATGCGTGGACGGTCATTCCGACGAAGGGTGCCGACAAGCTCGCCGCGCCGCGCCTGATGGTCGTGTATCCGGATACGTCGCGCAAAGCAAACCGGGCGGCCTCGAGTGGTGACGTTCCGGTCGCGCGTTTCAACCCGAATCTCTTCAAGGATGACCTCGCCGGACAGCTGCAGCTCGCCGAGCCGGGAAAGCTGTATGTGCATTTTCCGCACGCGTTGCGCTCGCAGGAGCAGCCACACGTGTGGTTCGAGCAGCTCACGTCCGAAACGCGCACGAAGAACGGCGGTTGGGAAAAGAGCGCCGCCGGTCGCCGCAACGAAGCACTCGACCTGATGGTGCTGACGCACATGCTCGCGCAATTGCATGGTCTGAACCGCATTTCGTGGGACAAGCCGCCCTCCTGGGCAAAGCCGTGGGACACCAACTCGTCCCTCGTCGCGGTGAGCACGGCTTCGACAAGCCCCGGCTCAACCGGATCCACGTCGTCGACGGCGCCGCAAAGCGCGCCGCGCGAGAAGAAAAAGTCAGCAGTTCACCGGTACCGATAA
- a CDS encoding DUF1501 domain-containing protein: protein MKRRSFLSMCAASSATLWLPRVFGAQAAAPGTSSAPGYDNLLILIELKGGNDGLNTVIPFADPAYYQLRKNIGIKREQAIQLDERTALHPSLQALMPLWRDRQLAIVQGVSYTQPNLSHFRSIEIWDTASRSDQYLREGWLTRAFAQAPVPAGFAADGVVIGSAEMGPLANGARAIALVNPAQFVAASRLATPVSLHERNPELAHILDVENDIVKAADRLRPTQGQAQLKTVFPGEAFGRSIKAAMQVLAAGDAPKNGHGVAVIRLTLNGFDTHQNQPGQQAVLLRQLAEGMASMKSALVELGRWDDTLVMTYAEFGRRPRENQSNGTDHGTVAPHFVMGGRVRGGLYGVPPVLARLDGNGNLPVGVDFRQLYATVLGPWWGLDATAILQQRFEPLPLLRV, encoded by the coding sequence CACGTCTTCGGCGCCGGGCTACGACAACCTGCTGATCCTCATCGAACTGAAGGGTGGCAACGACGGTTTGAATACCGTGATTCCGTTTGCCGATCCTGCGTACTATCAGTTGCGCAAGAACATCGGCATCAAACGCGAGCAGGCGATTCAACTCGACGAGCGCACGGCGCTGCATCCGTCCTTGCAGGCGCTAATGCCGCTGTGGCGCGACCGTCAACTGGCGATCGTGCAGGGCGTGAGCTATACGCAACCGAACCTGTCGCATTTCCGTTCGATCGAGATCTGGGATACCGCGTCGCGTTCGGACCAGTATCTGCGCGAAGGATGGCTCACGCGCGCGTTCGCGCAGGCACCGGTTCCCGCCGGATTTGCCGCCGACGGCGTGGTGATCGGCAGCGCCGAGATGGGGCCGCTCGCGAACGGCGCGCGGGCGATCGCGCTGGTCAATCCGGCGCAGTTCGTAGCCGCTTCGCGGCTCGCCACGCCGGTATCGCTGCACGAACGCAATCCCGAGCTGGCGCATATTCTCGACGTGGAAAACGACATTGTGAAAGCCGCAGACCGGCTGCGTCCCACGCAAGGCCAGGCTCAGCTGAAAACCGTGTTTCCGGGCGAGGCCTTCGGCAGATCGATCAAAGCGGCGATGCAGGTGCTCGCGGCCGGTGATGCGCCGAAGAACGGTCACGGCGTTGCGGTGATCCGCCTGACGCTGAACGGATTCGACACGCATCAGAATCAGCCGGGGCAGCAGGCGGTGCTGCTCAGACAACTGGCCGAAGGCATGGCGTCGATGAAGTCGGCGCTCGTCGAACTCGGCCGCTGGGACGATACGCTGGTGATGACCTATGCCGAGTTCGGCCGGCGTCCGCGTGAGAACCAGAGCAATGGTACCGATCACGGCACCGTGGCGCCGCATTTCGTCATGGGCGGGCGCGTGCGCGGCGGGCTGTATGGCGTGCCGCCGGTGCTGGCGCGGCTCGACGGCAATGGCAACTTGCCGGTGGGCGTCGATTTCCGCCAGCTTTACGCGACGGTGCTTGGGCCTTGGTGGGGACTCGACGCGACGGCGATTCTGCAGCAGCGGTTCGAACCGCTGCCGTTGCTACGCGTTTAA
- the gpW gene encoding gpW family head-tail joining protein, whose translation MATNDLCSPLYGMTDAQLQAALAAAQQAYIDLRTGDKAVTVAYAQGDGSRSVTFQTTNLAAVRMFISDLQAALNPGVKMCKRRRMVPLF comes from the coding sequence ATGGCCACAAACGATCTCTGTTCGCCGCTGTACGGCATGACCGATGCGCAGCTGCAGGCCGCGCTCGCGGCCGCGCAGCAGGCGTATATCGATCTGCGCACGGGAGACAAGGCCGTGACGGTGGCATACGCGCAGGGTGATGGGTCGCGGAGCGTCACATTCCAGACCACGAACCTTGCCGCGGTCCGGATGTTTATAAGTGACCTGCAGGCAGCTCTCAACCCGGGCGTGAAGATGTGCAAGCGCCGTCGCATGGTTCCGTTGTTCTGA
- a CDS encoding ASCH domain-containing protein has protein sequence MKALSIRQPWAWLIVNGHKDIENRTWPTRFRGRVLIHAGKGMTRAEFEDAAHFIAMISPIDPLPLADMAKAARGGIVGVATITGCLPGAQKVSPWHMGDQFGFQIADARPLPFLECKGALGFFDVPSDVAAQLRQMHDLGAIT, from the coding sequence ATGAAAGCCCTGTCCATCCGTCAGCCGTGGGCGTGGCTTATCGTCAACGGCCATAAAGACATCGAGAACCGTACATGGCCGACGCGCTTCCGCGGCCGCGTGCTGATCCATGCGGGCAAGGGTATGACGCGCGCAGAGTTTGAAGACGCGGCTCACTTCATCGCAATGATCAGCCCAATCGATCCTCTGCCGCTAGCGGACATGGCTAAAGCTGCGCGCGGCGGCATCGTCGGTGTGGCCACCATCACCGGCTGCCTTCCGGGCGCACAAAAAGTCTCACCTTGGCACATGGGCGACCAGTTCGGCTTCCAGATCGCCGATGCCAGGCCGCTCCCGTTCCTCGAATGCAAAGGAGCGCTCGGATTCTTCGACGTGCCGTCCGACGTCGCCGCGCAGCTGCGCCAGATGCATGACCTTGGAGCGATCACATGA
- a CDS encoding head decoration protein — MTQTPLIEGRHDGGFLVSESRGHRSRDRGTLSGAAKIQAGQVLGRKVGGTAAAAAKAGNTGNGTFTLDATTPVVGNAQPGVYVVRCATAAANGGTFRVFDPTGDVIGDVAVGATFNDQIKFVIADGATDFVVGDEFDVTVSALSKAYVPLSLTATDGSQVASAISFANVDATLADQTGTVVTRDCEVNGFELFWPTGASANQISAGTAQLAALGIIVR; from the coding sequence ATGACGCAAACCCCTCTCATCGAAGGCCGCCACGACGGTGGTTTTCTGGTCAGTGAATCGCGTGGCCACCGTTCCCGCGATCGCGGCACGCTCAGCGGCGCCGCAAAGATTCAGGCGGGCCAGGTCCTCGGCCGCAAGGTCGGCGGCACCGCGGCGGCCGCTGCCAAGGCCGGCAACACCGGCAATGGCACTTTCACGCTCGACGCGACGACGCCGGTCGTCGGCAATGCCCAGCCTGGCGTCTACGTCGTGCGATGCGCCACCGCTGCGGCAAACGGAGGCACCTTCCGCGTATTCGATCCGACGGGCGACGTGATCGGCGATGTGGCAGTCGGCGCCACCTTCAATGACCAGATCAAGTTCGTGATCGCCGACGGCGCGACGGACTTCGTGGTCGGCGACGAATTCGACGTGACGGTTTCCGCCCTGTCGAAAGCCTACGTGCCGCTCAGCCTGACGGCGACGGACGGATCGCAGGTCGCCTCCGCCATTTCGTTCGCGAACGTCGACGCGACGCTGGCGGACCAGACCGGCACCGTCGTCACGCGTGACTGCGAGGTCAATGGCTTCGAGCTGTTCTGGCCGACGGGCGCATCCGCGAATCAGATCTCCGCCGGCACCGCGCAGCTCGCTGCCTTGGGAATCATCGTTCGCTGA
- a CDS encoding phage portal protein: MGAWLPWIRSPDAEINQFRDRMVARSRDQVRNDGRSSGGITRILDNAVGASLRLSAAPDYRALAEISGAAFDIKWANEFRRAVEARWRLFSNDFGRYNDVSRQLTVSQQLRLALRHKLIDGEDLVINYWMPERVGRGGARYATAYLVVDPDRLSNPNQMVDTRHMRNGVEVDENGVPLAYHIRKAHQNDWYNSVESMIWERVEREDDDGWLRVIHDFERDRAGQNRGVGVFIPVLAHAKMLARYYGIELQAAALAASIGTYVTSPYDPSEVQDAVGGEDHELGYYQGLRAEWNEERPAMFNGVRVPALAPGEDIKALTSDHPHNGFTEFVHEMQGCVASALGISLEQVTQDWSRSNYSNMRGSLLESWKTLIRRRLEFSAGTATPMYAVWLRESMENGELPLPNGAPDFLDGVTAYAGCSWLGPARGWVDPVKEPQGSILKMDAALTTLKQEAAEQGSDWEELLDQRQIEIEAFRERGIPLPEWGGSEMATRTDEPPQQPQAA, translated from the coding sequence ATGGGCGCGTGGCTGCCGTGGATCCGCTCACCCGATGCCGAGATCAACCAGTTCCGCGACCGCATGGTCGCGCGCTCGCGCGACCAGGTTCGCAACGACGGTCGCTCGAGCGGCGGTATCACGCGGATCCTCGACAACGCCGTCGGCGCCTCGCTGCGTTTGTCGGCGGCGCCGGACTATCGCGCGCTCGCCGAGATCAGCGGAGCAGCTTTCGATATCAAGTGGGCGAATGAATTCAGGCGTGCAGTAGAGGCACGGTGGCGCCTCTTTTCGAACGATTTTGGTCGCTACAACGACGTGTCCCGTCAGCTCACCGTCTCGCAGCAACTGCGCCTAGCGTTGCGCCACAAGCTGATTGATGGCGAGGACCTGGTCATCAATTACTGGATGCCGGAACGGGTGGGGCGCGGCGGCGCGCGATATGCGACGGCCTATCTCGTTGTGGATCCTGACCGCCTGTCGAATCCCAACCAGATGGTCGACACGCGCCATATGCGCAATGGCGTGGAAGTGGATGAAAACGGCGTGCCGCTGGCGTACCACATCCGCAAAGCGCACCAGAACGACTGGTACAACTCCGTCGAAAGCATGATCTGGGAGCGCGTCGAACGCGAGGATGACGACGGCTGGCTGCGCGTGATCCACGACTTCGAGCGTGATCGCGCCGGCCAGAACCGTGGTGTGGGCGTCTTTATTCCAGTGCTCGCACACGCAAAGATGCTTGCGCGCTACTACGGTATCGAGCTGCAGGCGGCAGCGCTCGCCGCGTCGATCGGTACATACGTCACCAGCCCATACGACCCGTCGGAAGTTCAGGACGCGGTCGGCGGCGAGGATCACGAGCTCGGTTATTACCAGGGTCTGCGGGCGGAATGGAACGAAGAGCGCCCGGCGATGTTCAACGGTGTGCGCGTGCCGGCGCTTGCTCCCGGCGAAGACATCAAGGCGCTCACGTCCGACCATCCGCACAACGGCTTTACCGAGTTCGTGCACGAGATGCAGGGCTGTGTTGCATCGGCCCTCGGGATTTCGCTCGAGCAGGTTACGCAGGACTGGTCGAGGAGCAACTACTCGAATATGCGTGGCTCTTTGCTGGAGAGCTGGAAGACGCTGATTCGACGTCGGCTCGAATTTTCCGCAGGTACGGCGACTCCCATGTACGCCGTTTGGCTTCGCGAATCGATGGAGAACGGCGAGCTGCCGCTTCCGAACGGCGCGCCCGACTTCCTGGATGGGGTGACGGCATACGCGGGCTGCAGCTGGCTCGGGCCTGCACGCGGCTGGGTAGATCCGGTGAAAGAGCCGCAGGGTTCGATCCTGAAGATGGATGCGGCGCTGACCACGCTCAAGCAGGAAGCCGCCGAGCAGGGCTCCGACTGGGAGGAACTGCTCGATCAGCGTCAGATCGAGATCGAGGCCTTCCGCGAACGCGGCATTCCATTGCCCGAATGGGGCGGAAGTGAAATGGCCACCCGCACCGATGAACCCCCTCAGCAACCGCAGGCAGCATGA
- a CDS encoding site-specific integrase: MGRKGTGVTIVSDSSYEIAFSYKGKRFRERVKAKPCPANTRKLNQFAAAIRHAIDKGEFDYAKTFPDSRHAAALAERPGDVMTVEKYFDNWLIRKKVEIKASTYTGYENIVINWVIPKFGKLALSELRRATIRDWLATIDAKKDRKVSNKRLANIQSCMRSALGDAADDEIIESNPLAGFTYARAERPAEGAAEDDIDPFSPEEQLEILGKLKGSNRNLIQFAFWTGLRSSELIELNWSDVDFVGGHVRVRRALTREAKGVAEYPKTSAGRRDVRLLRPAAEALAEQKTLTFLVDLDGPIFRTSAGERFSGSHQIWRIWRAALKHAGVRYRNPYQTRHTYASMMLSAGEHPMWVAKQMGHADWTMIARVYGRWMPSADELAGDRAVEKFAADAGKFTVKSGVNKAKTG, encoded by the coding sequence ATGGGTAGAAAAGGGACAGGGGTCACAATCGTTTCCGACTCCAGCTATGAAATCGCCTTCTCCTACAAAGGCAAGCGCTTCCGGGAACGCGTCAAAGCGAAGCCCTGTCCTGCCAACACTCGAAAGCTAAACCAGTTCGCCGCCGCGATCCGGCACGCGATCGATAAAGGCGAGTTCGATTATGCGAAGACGTTTCCTGATTCCAGGCACGCCGCCGCGCTCGCGGAGCGTCCGGGCGACGTCATGACGGTCGAGAAGTACTTCGATAACTGGCTCATCCGAAAGAAAGTTGAAATAAAGGCCTCGACCTATACGGGCTACGAAAACATCGTCATCAACTGGGTAATCCCGAAATTCGGGAAGCTGGCCCTGTCAGAACTGAGGCGCGCCACCATTCGCGATTGGCTGGCCACGATCGACGCCAAAAAAGACCGAAAGGTATCGAACAAGCGCCTCGCTAACATCCAGAGCTGCATGCGGTCGGCGCTAGGCGACGCGGCCGATGACGAGATCATCGAATCCAATCCGCTGGCAGGATTCACATACGCGCGTGCTGAGCGCCCGGCGGAAGGGGCCGCCGAAGACGATATCGACCCCTTCTCGCCGGAGGAGCAGCTCGAGATCCTCGGCAAGCTCAAGGGAAGCAACCGCAATCTCATCCAGTTCGCGTTCTGGACAGGGTTGCGATCGTCGGAGCTGATCGAATTGAACTGGTCAGACGTCGACTTTGTGGGCGGTCACGTCCGCGTCCGGCGCGCGCTGACTCGCGAAGCCAAGGGCGTCGCTGAGTATCCTAAGACGTCCGCCGGCCGGCGCGACGTGCGGTTGTTGCGACCGGCCGCCGAGGCGCTCGCCGAGCAAAAGACTTTGACGTTCCTCGTCGACCTCGACGGTCCGATATTCCGCACGTCAGCCGGCGAGAGATTTTCCGGCTCGCACCAGATCTGGCGCATCTGGCGCGCGGCACTGAAGCACGCTGGCGTGCGATATCGCAATCCGTACCAGACGCGACATACCTACGCATCAATGATGCTGTCGGCCGGAGAACATCCAATGTGGGTGGCAAAGCAGATGGGGCACGCTGACTGGACGATGATCGCCCGCGTGTATGGCCGCTGGATGCCGTCCGCCGATGAGCTGGCGGGCGACCGGGCCGTTGAGAAGTTTGCCGCTGATGCTGGCAAATTTACTGTCAAATCCGGCGTAAACAAGGCAAAAACCGGCTAG
- a CDS encoding head-tail joining protein, which yields MPFNWRAVTDKMNGVVMQTFGENVRVLYMPASGATPYEVDGVFDEAFLDLAVVDGVQVATVQPRLGIQVSQFEAAPVQDDQLQIKRTGLIYVVREARLDGWGGGGLMLNLIGGDGG from the coding sequence GTGCCGTTCAACTGGCGCGCCGTCACCGACAAGATGAACGGCGTGGTGATGCAGACGTTCGGCGAGAACGTGCGTGTGCTCTATATGCCTGCGTCGGGGGCGACACCCTACGAAGTTGACGGGGTGTTCGACGAGGCGTTCCTGGATCTCGCTGTTGTCGACGGCGTGCAGGTTGCGACCGTCCAGCCCCGACTCGGCATTCAGGTGTCGCAGTTCGAGGCAGCGCCTGTACAGGACGATCAGTTGCAGATCAAACGCACTGGCCTGATCTACGTCGTGCGCGAGGCCCGGCTCGATGGATGGGGCGGGGGCGGTTTGATGCTCAATCTCATAGGTGGCGATGGTGGCTGA
- a CDS encoding major capsid protein, translated as MASLDVFHQDAFTTIQLTTAVDKYPFQPTGLGDLNIFEPDPIRTTALAVEQRQGKLVVVPFSERGQEGTQRTTEQREARYFKVPRIMHADTLYANEIQDIRAFGTESELMQVQAEVARRLNGPTGLTSNIEYTWEYHRLAAVQGMLLDADGTVKYNWFDEFGITPPSLVPFNLSAQTPNSLRPIVNGIRRTMARKAQGAFLPTTKIFALCGDLFYDELTNHTDVIRTYLNWSAASELRDDSQGAAFEAFPFAGVTWSNYRGSDDNTTLKIPDDEVHFFPVGAPGVFRVAYAPGESFEWVNTPGKPIYVIPIYDRDRNSFWKMEAYSYPLHICTRPEVLQKGHAGA; from the coding sequence ATGGCCAGTTTGGACGTGTTTCACCAGGATGCGTTTACGACCATCCAACTGACGACCGCGGTCGACAAATACCCGTTTCAGCCGACGGGCCTCGGCGATCTGAACATCTTCGAGCCGGACCCGATCCGCACGACGGCGCTTGCAGTCGAGCAGCGGCAGGGCAAGCTCGTCGTCGTCCCGTTCAGCGAGCGTGGTCAGGAGGGCACGCAACGTACGACGGAACAGCGTGAAGCGCGTTACTTCAAGGTGCCGCGCATCATGCATGCCGACACGCTGTACGCAAACGAAATCCAGGACATCCGCGCTTTCGGTACCGAGTCCGAGCTCATGCAGGTGCAGGCTGAAGTCGCGCGCCGTCTCAATGGACCAACGGGCCTCACGAGCAACATCGAGTACACGTGGGAATATCACCGTCTTGCCGCAGTGCAGGGCATGCTGCTCGACGCTGACGGCACGGTGAAATACAACTGGTTCGATGAATTCGGTATCACGCCACCGAGCCTGGTTCCGTTCAATCTGTCCGCACAGACTCCCAACAGCCTACGGCCCATCGTCAATGGCATTCGCCGGACGATGGCGCGCAAAGCGCAGGGCGCATTTCTGCCGACGACGAAGATCTTTGCGTTGTGCGGCGACCTGTTCTACGACGAATTGACCAATCACACGGACGTGATTCGGACCTACCTGAACTGGAGTGCGGCATCGGAGCTGCGCGACGACAGCCAGGGCGCTGCGTTCGAAGCGTTCCCATTCGCCGGGGTGACCTGGTCGAACTACCGCGGCTCGGACGACAACACGACGCTCAAGATTCCGGACGACGAAGTTCACTTTTTCCCGGTCGGTGCGCCGGGTGTCTTCCGGGTGGCGTACGCGCCTGGCGAATCGTTTGAATGGGTCAACACCCCGGGCAAGCCGATCTATGTGATCCCGATCTACGATCGCGACCGCAACTCGTTCTGGAAGATGGAAGCGTATTCGTACCCGCTTCACATCTGCACGCGGCCGGAGGTTCTGCAAAAGGGCCACGCAGGCGCCTAA
- a CDS encoding phage Gp37/Gp68 family protein: MSANSNIEWTDHTFNPWEGCQKVSPGCDHCYAEARNARFAGGTAINWGPGALRRRTSAANWRKPLQWNANHRAFFADHGRRQRVFCASLADVFDNAVPDGWRSDLLDLIARTPDLDWLLLTKRIGNAEHLLRQLTSTGDREDGLSHVESKSEHWGHCVAHDWLAGMPPNNVWLGATIVNQEEADRDIRKLLSIPARVRFLSMEPLLGPVNLTRLLHGDESDLDALRGQVVYTSQRFAVPPEPLGKAISWVIVGGESGPAARPMHPQWVRSLRNQCAAAQVPFLFKQNGEWVSVSEVAGVGAHHQFEDGSTVRRIGKRAAGRKLDGRSHDEFPEVL, from the coding sequence ATGAGCGCGAATAGCAACATCGAGTGGACCGACCACACTTTCAACCCATGGGAAGGTTGCCAGAAAGTGAGCCCCGGCTGCGACCACTGCTATGCCGAGGCCCGCAATGCGCGTTTCGCCGGCGGTACAGCGATCAACTGGGGGCCCGGTGCCCTGCGGCGCCGCACGTCGGCCGCTAACTGGCGCAAGCCGCTCCAGTGGAACGCGAACCACCGTGCTTTCTTCGCCGACCACGGCCGCCGGCAGCGTGTCTTCTGCGCGTCGCTCGCCGACGTCTTCGATAATGCGGTGCCGGACGGATGGCGCTCCGATCTGCTGGACCTGATCGCTCGGACTCCGGATCTCGATTGGCTTCTATTGACGAAGCGCATCGGAAATGCAGAGCATCTACTGAGACAGCTCACTTCGACTGGCGATCGCGAAGACGGCCTGTCACACGTCGAGAGCAAATCGGAACATTGGGGTCATTGCGTTGCGCATGATTGGCTTGCCGGCATGCCGCCGAACAACGTCTGGCTCGGCGCGACGATCGTCAATCAGGAAGAAGCGGACCGCGACATTCGGAAGCTTCTGTCAATTCCCGCGCGGGTTCGCTTTCTCTCAATGGAACCGCTGCTTGGCCCGGTCAACCTTACGCGGCTTTTGCACGGCGACGAATCTGATTTGGACGCGCTGCGCGGACAGGTCGTGTATACGTCGCAGCGTTTCGCGGTTCCACCGGAACCATTAGGAAAGGCTATCTCGTGGGTGATCGTCGGCGGCGAAAGCGGTCCGGCGGCCCGGCCTATGCATCCGCAATGGGTGCGATCGCTGCGCAACCAGTGCGCAGCCGCACAAGTGCCGTTCCTGTTCAAGCAGAACGGCGAGTGGGTGTCGGTCAGCGAGGTCGCCGGTGTCGGTGCCCATCACCAATTCGAAGATGGCAGCACTGTCCGCCGAATCGGCAAGCGCGCGGCTGGGCGCAAGCTCGACGGCCGCTCGCACGACGAATTCCCGGAGGTCCTCTGA